One genomic window of Raphanus sativus cultivar WK10039 unplaced genomic scaffold, ASM80110v3 Scaffold3861, whole genome shotgun sequence includes the following:
- the LOC130506984 gene encoding uncharacterized protein LOC130506984, producing MTGAGKIKDPVKLSSKLTRALYRKLQHSPNTWAAYTTSRVGSARFPERYQASFPDSVTVAGLEVSEGDSILEVSSGASTSSKTQSQKMPIQPSFRSRGRSTKAASSSRGSDKNQGGSFLDSVKEVLDEGGSAPAKDVVSSEPKVQEVGLPSEVPMTEADPQVMRDPPESEPPRNKRSRTDQLGSVLDDPWGLATLMRHMKSPGCPLPSISNITHKDEYVDIAHHMGQLAGAINRAQFKFEDAVHNAPSAEELAQVTELVKANKTELNQTRALISDLQAEVKRLGSKCDAQQGTIESQLIDLQVKNRKIGELDAARKIAEYQVKELISTSQNSQKNKEAEVRLAVRRGKKEVAEAYNKILVIVKEKFSKKKDEVDLLVHAQEIQANTELLKDILDGEIKSTQDEYDNLVALMPEAVAAYEKAQVSDFSIGKLPLPQLSESSGTFEINMFNLSFSGEFGSNLGLVGSYSAPVETASGGSDKEMEE from the exons atgactggcgcaggaa AAATCAAAGATCCTGTCAAGTTATCTAGCAAACTTACCAGAGCTCTCTACAGGAAGCTACAGCATAGCCCTAACACTTGGGCAGCTTACACTACTTCGAGagttggatcagctaggttccctGAACGGTACCAAgcgtccttccctgattcagtgacggttgctggtttagaag tttctgaaggtgattccattctcgaagtttcctccggagcaagtacttcttcgaagactcaatcacagaagatgccaattcaaccttccttccgttccaggggtagatcgaccaaggctgccagctcctctagagggagtgataagaaccaaggaggatccttcctcgACTCTGTGAAGGAGGTTCTTGATGAAGGAGGCTCTGCCCCTGCTAAAGATGTCGTCTCTTCGGAACCCaaggttcaggaagttggccttccctccgaggtcccgATGACTGAAGCTGATCCTCAAGTAATGAGGGACCCTCCGGAGTCTGAGCccccgaggaacaagaggtcccgaacCGACCAG cttggatcGGTCTTGGACGatccgtggggtttggctactctgatgaggcacatgaagagtcccgggtgtcccctcccctcgatctccaatatcacgcacaaggatgagtacgtcgatattgctcatcacatgggtcag CTGGCTGGAGCTATTAACAGAGCTCAATTCAAGTTTGAGGACGCTGTACACAATGCTCCTAGCGCTGAGGAATTAGCCCAGGTCACTGAGTtggtcaaggccaacaagactgagctcaaccagactcgggctctgatctcggatctccaagccgaggtgaagagacttggctctaagtgtgatgctcagcaagggacgatcgagagccagctgattgacctccaggtgaagaataggaagattggggagttggatgctgcccggaagatagccgagtatcaagtcaaggagctgatCTCCACATCCCAgaacagccagaagaacaaggaagctgaggtcaggctagccgtccggaggggaaagaaggaggtagctgaaGCCTACAACAAGATTCTGGTtattgtcaaggagaagttctccaagaagaaagatgaagttgacctcctggttcatgcccaagagattcaagccaacaccgagctcctgaagGACATACTGGATGGTgagattaagagtactcaagatGAGTATGATAACTTGGTGGCGCTaatgccggaagctgttgcggcgtacgagaaggctcaggtttCGGACTTCTCGAttggcaagctccctcttccccaactctctgagagttcaggtactttcgagattaatatgtttaacctctccttttccggagagttcggttctaatttgggattggtgggttcttactcagccccagtcgaaaccgcctctggaggtagcgacaaggagatggaggag